The bacterium BMS3Abin11 genomic interval CTGGCAGGAGACTGGCTACGAACAAGCCGTATTATTGATGCCTTGAGAGCGGAAAAAGATCAGTCAGTATTTCTCATAGTAATGCTTGGGCGTGAGGTGAGAAGGCTGACACAGATAGCTTCAGCCCTGGCTGGCGGTGCAAATAAAGGGCAGGTCTTCAAACAATACAGGGTCTGGGGTGCTGATCAGCACAGGATTGACGGTGCAATCAGACGCCACGGCCGGGATCAATGGCAGCAAATCCTGCAGCAGATAGCAAAGCTTGATAAAATAGCCAAAGGCAGAGCTAGCAGTGAAGGGATATCGATCTGGTTCGATATCGAAAAACTGTCGATGAAAATCTGTGGACTTAAAATAAGTTGAAGCAATGAATTCACAATCGATTGAAAAATACATGGATCAGCTGGGTCGTCTGGCAAGAGCAGCGAGCAGACGGGCTGCGGCGGTGGATAGCGCTGCCAGGAATAAGGCCTTACTGGCAGCGGCTGCCGCGATTGAAGATCAGGCAGCGAGTCTGGCAATAGAAAACAACAGGGATCTTGAATCAGGCCGTGAACATGGACTGGATGCCGCGTTACTGGATCGTCTCGAATTGACCGTTGAGCGCATCGCAGGTATGGCTGAAGGACTGCGGCAGGTGGCGGCCTTACCTGATCCTGTCGGTGAAATTACCGACATGCGTTACATGCCTTCTGGTATACAGGTTGGCCGCATGCGTGTACCGCTGGGTGTCATAGGCATCATTTATGAGTCACGCCCTAATGTGACCGCAGATGCCGCATCATTGTGCCTGAAATCGGGCAATGCCTGTATTCTCAGAGGTGGTTCGGAGGCCCTGCACTCCAATCTGGCGCTGGCAGCCTGTCTCCGGCAGGGGCTGGAGGCGGCAGGCTTGCCTGAAACGCTCATTCAGGTAATTAACACCACGGATCGTGCAGCCGTCGGCAAGTTGCTGACCATGGATCAATATGTCGATGTCATCATTCCTCGCGGTGGCAAAGGTTTGATAGAGCGGGTGATGAAGGAATCCAGCATACCTGTTATCAAACATCTGCATGGTGTCTGCCATGTCTATATTGATGATCAGGCAGATATCAACAAGGCCGTAGAGATTGCCTATAACTCTAAAACGCATCGCTATGGTGTTTGTAATGCGATGGAAACATTGTTGGTAGCGGATTCAGTAGCAGGCAGTGTATTGCCCCTGCTGGCACAGCGTTACGCTGATGCCGGTGTAGAGTTACGAGGCTGTGATAGAACTCGTACTATTCTAGCCGATATCAAAGCGGCAACGGATGAAGACTGGGATGCGGAATATCTTGCTCCGATACTGGCTATACGCATCGTCGATGGTATTGATCAGGCAATGCAGCACATAGATCAATATGGCTCACAGCATACCGATACCATCGTCACAGAGGACTACAGCAAGTCACGCAAATTCCTGCGCCAGGTTGATTCCAGTTCAGTCCTAGTCAATGCATCGACCCGTTTCTCCGATGGCTTTGAATATGGGCTTGGTGCCGAAATCGGTATCAGTACCGACAAGCTGCATGTGCGTGGCCCGGTAGGGCTGGAAGGTCTGACATCACAAAAATACATTGTCCTGGGTGACGGCCATATACGCCAGTAGGTCACAATGCCGCGTTTGATCTATCTGTACGGCGGTACTTTTGATCCGGTACACTATGGCCACCTCAAGCCACTGGATGAACTGCAGCAGAAACTGACAGCCGATGCAGTTTATATTCTGCCTGCTTCAATACCGCCGCACCGGCCGGTACCACAGGCCAGCTGCCAGCAGCGAGTGGAAATGTTGAAGCTGGCACTGCGGGAGTATCCCGACTTTATTCTGGACTGCCGTGAGCTGGAACGTGAAGGGCCTTCGTGGACAGTGCTGACCCTGCAGTCTTTCCAGCAACAATATCCCGCTGACAACCTGTGTCTGGTAATGGGCAGTGACGCCTTCGCCAGCCTG includes:
- the nadD gene encoding nicotinate-nucleotide adenylyltransferase is translated as MPRLIYLYGGTFDPVHYGHLKPLDELQQKLTADAVYILPASIPPHRPVPQASCQQRVEMLKLALREYPDFILDCRELEREGPSWTVLTLQSFQQQYPADNLCLVMGSDAFASLPTWYHWKEILQLAHIIVIQRAGELACSMPDWATEHMVDDVTALRNRKCSSVMPVSLKGYDISATDIRQRLNEGRDIDGMLSDEVIDFIRQNGLYQNDK
- the proA gene encoding gamma-glutamyl phosphate reductase translates to MNSQSIEKYMDQLGRLARAASRRAAAVDSAARNKALLAAAAAIEDQAASLAIENNRDLESGREHGLDAALLDRLELTVERIAGMAEGLRQVAALPDPVGEITDMRYMPSGIQVGRMRVPLGVIGIIYESRPNVTADAASLCLKSGNACILRGGSEALHSNLALAACLRQGLEAAGLPETLIQVINTTDRAAVGKLLTMDQYVDVIIPRGGKGLIERVMKESSIPVIKHLHGVCHVYIDDQADINKAVEIAYNSKTHRYGVCNAMETLLVADSVAGSVLPLLAQRYADAGVELRGCDRTRTILADIKAATDEDWDAEYLAPILAIRIVDGIDQAMQHIDQYGSQHTDTIVTEDYSKSRKFLRQVDSSSVLVNASTRFSDGFEYGLGAEIGISTDKLHVRGPVGLEGLTSQKYIVLGDGHIRQ